Proteins co-encoded in one Girardinichthys multiradiatus isolate DD_20200921_A chromosome 11, DD_fGirMul_XY1, whole genome shotgun sequence genomic window:
- the LOC124876918 gene encoding THAP domain-containing protein 6-like, protein MPRTCAAWNCSNRLGVQTKSLGITFHRFPKDSDRRRLWEVAVRRDGFSASSSSALCSEHFKPEDFDRTGQTVRIRDGAIPSFFSFPAHLKKPVSTRTTETSKKAQKVLSVDCSQLVQETDELLPVNVDHCYALPLSSDDLKARLMDALDRVESLERDKRNAMARERRAKNKVCNVLEELRRKSLINDDLKDKLDSYSDLPIDLLSKNSHEFSKDQKEFAITLHLHGPKAYTYLRKSLNINLPHPHTLQRWMGSVDAKPGLNMNLVRVEKKKRARSS, encoded by the exons ATGCCTCGTACGTGTGCAGCATGGAATTGTTCAAACCGTTTAGGTGTCCAAACCAAATCACTAGGGATAACCTTTCACAG GTTTCCAAAAGATAGTGATAGGAGGAGACTCTGGGAAGTCGCTGTGAGGAGGGATGGGTTTTCTGCCAGTTCGTCTTCAGCGCTCTGCAGTGAGCATTTCAAGCCTGAGGACTTTGACAGAACAGGTCAGACAGTGAGGATCAGAGATGGAGCTATACCTTCATTCTTCAGTTTCCCAGCTCACCTCAAAAAG CCTGTTTCTACCAGAACAACTGAGACCTCAAAGAAGGCTCAAAAGGTTCTGTCAGTGGACTGCTCACAACTTGTCCAAGAAACTGATGAGCTCCTGCCTGTCAATGTT GACCACTGCTATGCTCTACCTTTGTCATCTGATGATCTGAAGGCCAGACTCATGGATGCCTTGGATAGGGTGGAGAGTCTGGAGAGAGACAAAAGAAATGCAATGGCTAGAGAAAGGAGGGCAAAGAACAAAGTGTGCAATGTTCTAGAGGAACTTAGGAGGAAGTCACTCATAAACGATGACCTGAAAGACAAGCTTGACTCATACTCTG ATCTTCCCATAGACCTCCTGTCAAAAAACAGCCACGAGTTCAGCAAAGACCAGAAGGAGTTTGCCATCACTCTCCACTTACACGGCCCAAAAGCTTACACCTATTTAAGAAAGTCTCTCAATATCAACCTCCCACATCCACATACATTACAAAG GTGGATGGGTTCTGTGGATGCAAAGCCTGGCCTCAACATGAATCTTGTACGTgtcgaaaagaaaaaaagagcaagaTCCAGCTAG